A window of Cryptomeria japonica chromosome 3, Sugi_1.0, whole genome shotgun sequence contains these coding sequences:
- the LOC131034802 gene encoding transcription factor MYB30 yields the protein MRHHTAHNCCGKHPVKRGFWSPEEDMKLIRYITSHGHGRWSSLPLRAGLQRCGKSCRLRWMNYLRPGIKRGNFSNEEENLIICLHAMLDNRWAEIAKHLPGRTDTEIKNYWHTSLKKKLLSNEGSTARSSASPSLHFSKDLDLDLTVIDGIDIAPLDLECGSDMGYPYNSQLGDSVDKITQDLELAITNGIKELDDAVCMGGTGTQILNELEGGEFPKHLFVNGEDSIDILPNLPNQKLQIFENSCSSLWSPSPSSLKQHNTIQQSVFEETQLPIFMFSEYFGPDLLQQY from the exons ATGCGGCACCACACAGCGCATAATTGTTGTGGGAAGCATCCTGTAAAGAGAGGCTTTTGGTCTCCTGAAGAAGATATGAAACTGATTCGTTACATTACTTCCCATGGCCATGGCCGCTGGTCTTCCCTTCCTCTCAGAGCTG GGTTGCAACGCTGTGGAAAGAGTTGCAGATTGAGGTGGATGAATTACTTGAGGCCTGGAATTAAGCGCGGCAATTTCTCTAATGAAGAAGAAAATCTCATCATCTGTCTTCATGCAATGCTCGACAACAG ATGGGCAGAGATAGCAAAGCACTTGCCAGGAAGGACAGACACTGAAATAAAGAACTACTGGCATACTTCTCTCAAGAAAAAGCTACTTTCTAATGAGGGATCTACTGCTAGAAGTTCTGCATCTCCatctttacacttttcaaaagaccttgatcttgatctgactgTCATAGATGGCATTGACATTGCTCCACTGGATCTTGAATGTGGGTCAGACATGGGATATCCTTACAACAGCCAGTTGGGTGATTCTGTAGACAAGATAACACAAGATTTGGAATTGGCAATCACAAATGGtattaaagaattggatgatgcaGTATGCATGGGTGGAACTGGAACCCAGATATTAAATGAGCTTGAGGGAGGGGAGTTTCCTAAACATCTCTTTGTAAATGGGGAGGATAGTATTGATATCCTTCCCAATCTTCCAAACCAGAAATTGCAGATATTTGAGAATTCATGCTCTTCATTATGGTCGCCCTCTCCATCATCACTGAAGCAGCATAACACCATTCAACAATCTGTGTTTGAAGAAACCCAGCTTCCAATTTTCATGTTCTCTGAATATTTTGGTCCTGATCTTCTTCAGCAATATTGA